A DNA window from Callospermophilus lateralis isolate mCalLat2 chromosome X, mCalLat2.hap1, whole genome shotgun sequence contains the following coding sequences:
- the Avpr2 gene encoding vasopressin V2 receptor: protein MLLASTTSAVPGPLSPLSPPSNGSREESLDTRDPLLARAELALLSTVFVAVALSNGLVLGALVRRGRRGRWAPMHVFIGHLCLADLAVALFQVLPQLAWDATDRFRGPDALCRAVKYLQMVGMYASSYMILAMTLDRHRAICRPMLAYRHGGGARWNRPVLVAWAFSLLLSLPQLFIFAQRDVGDGSGVFDCWARFAEPWGLRAYVTWIALMVFVAPALGIAACQVLIFREIHASLVPGPSERAGGRHRRHRTGSPREGARVSAAMAKTVRMTLVIVIVYVLCWAPFFLVQLWAAWDPEAPLEGPPFVLLMLLASLNSCTNPWIYASFSSSVSSELRSLLCCARVQAPPSLGPQDESCATASSSLAKDTFS, encoded by the exons ATGCTGCTGGCCTCCACCACCTCCG CTGtgcctgggcccctctctccactTAGCCCACCAAGCAACGGCAGCCGGGAGGAGTCATTGGACACCAGGGACCCATTGCTAGCCCGGGCAGAACTGGCCcttctttccacagtctttgtggCTGTGGCCTTGAGCAATGGCTTGGTACTGGGGGCCCTAGTACGACGTGGCCGGCGCGGCCGCTGGGCACCCATGCACGTCTTCATTGGCCACTTGTGCCTAGCAGACCTGGCTGTGGCTCTATTTCAAGTGCTGCCCCAGCTGGCCTGGGATGCCACCGACCGCTTCCGTGGGCCTGATGCCCTGTGTCGGGCCGTCAAGTACCTGCAGATGGTGGGCATGTATGCTTCCTCTTACATGATCCTGGCCATGACGCTAGACCGCCACCGCGCCATCTGCCGCCCCATGCTGGCATACCGCCATGGAGGTGGGGCTCGCTGGAACCGGCCAGTGCTGGTGGCCTGGGCCTTCTCGCTTCTTCTCAGCCTGCCTCAGCTCTTCATCTTTGCCCAGCGTGATGTGGGAGATGGCAGCGGGGTCTTCGACTGCTGGGCCCGCTTTGCAGAGCCCTGGGGCCTTCGTGCCTATGTCACCTGGATTGCCCTGATGGTGTTTGTGGCACCTGCCCTGGGTATTGCTGCTTGCCAGGTTCTCATCTTCCGGGAGATTCATGCCAGTCTGGTGCCAGGGCCATCGGAAAGGGCTGGGGGGCGCCACAGAAGGCACCGGACAGGCAGTCCCAGAGAGGGAGCCCGGGTGTCAGCAGCCATGGCCAAGACTGTGAGGATGACACTGGTGATTGTGATCGTCTACGTGCTATGCTGGGCACCCTTCTTCCTTGTGCAGCTGTGGGCAGCATGGGATCCAGAGGCACCTCTGGAAG GGCCCCCCTTCGTGCTGCTCATGTTGCTGGCCAGCCTCAACAGCTGTACCAACCCCTGGATCTATGCCTCCTTCAGCAGCAGCGTCTCCTCAGAGCTGCGCAGCTTGCTCTGCTGTGCTCGGGTGCAGGCCCCACCCAGCCTGGGGCCCCAAGACGAGTCCTGTGCCACTGCCAGCTCCTCCCTGGCCAAGGATACTTTCTCCTGA